A stretch of the Streptosporangium sp. NBC_01755 genome encodes the following:
- a CDS encoding LLM class flavin-dependent oxidoreductase, translating to MVTLAAIAGATSRIRVQTEVLIPPLRATALLAKQTATLDRIPGGRLTLGVGIGAREDDYRAVDVEVRGRGRRLDEQMAALRRVWKGEPYAQDIGPIGPAPARRGGPEVLFGGFVPATVERIARWGDGFLGAHLTPEQMGQFYRAVEASWQAAGRAGRPRLVAQFNAALGPESVVDEAQHALGGYYSFMGDGANKVVDEMLTTPEAIRQAVTVYGEIGADEVMLYCWLARPFVSFAMTWAFRAFRLTFTRFWS from the coding sequence ATGGTCACTCTGGCGGCCATCGCAGGGGCCACCTCACGGATCCGCGTACAGACCGAAGTGCTGATCCCGCCCTTGCGTGCGACCGCCCTGCTCGCCAAGCAGACCGCGACCCTGGATCGGATTCCCGGTGGTCGCCTCACCCTCGGCGTGGGGATCGGGGCACGCGAGGACGACTACCGGGCCGTGGACGTCGAGGTCCGTGGCCGGGGGCGCCGCCTGGATGAGCAGATGGCAGCTCTTCGGCGCGTCTGGAAGGGCGAGCCGTACGCCCAGGACATCGGACCGATCGGCCCTGCCCCGGCTCGCCGGGGCGGCCCTGAAGTGCTGTTCGGAGGCTTCGTTCCCGCCACCGTCGAGCGCATCGCTCGCTGGGGCGACGGATTCCTCGGTGCTCACCTCACCCCGGAACAGATGGGGCAGTTCTACCGGGCCGTCGAGGCATCGTGGCAGGCCGCCGGGCGTGCCGGTCGTCCTCGGCTGGTGGCCCAGTTCAACGCCGCCCTCGGCCCCGAATCAGTCGTGGACGAGGCGCAACATGCCCTCGGTGGCTACTACAGCTTCATGGGGGACGGCGCGAACAAGGTGGTCGACGAGATGCTCACCACGCCGGAAGCGATCCGGCAGGCCGTCACCGTGTACGGCGAGATCGGCGCCGACGAGGTCATGCTCTACTGCTGGTTGGCCCGTCCGTTTGTTTCTTTCGCCATGACATGGGCATTCCGTGCATTCCGGCTGACATTTACGCGGTTTTGGTCGTGA
- a CDS encoding Tn3 family transposase encodes MTRKWSCSTPVGRRGAGRVADGDQRPSGGAEAAGDAAGAAGHPGRPHGKKVWNSLYIDAVVKRLAAGGMKISPELRAHLSPLQWEHINFVGSYPFNRPERPGWLRERRAVSTRAPSGLRRSGR; translated from the coding sequence CTGACGCGGAAGTGGTCATGCAGTACCCCGGTTGGTCGCAGGGGTGCGGGCCGAGTCGCAGATGGCGATCAACGACCGTCTGGTGGAGCAGAGGCCGCTGGGGATGCGGCGGGAGCTGCCGGACACCCTGGTCGTCCCCACGGGAAGAAGGTCTGGAACTCGCTCTACATCGACGCCGTGGTGAAGAGACTCGCGGCCGGCGGCATGAAGATCAGCCCGGAGCTTCGGGCCCACCTGTCCCCGCTGCAGTGGGAACACATCAACTTCGTGGGCTCCTACCCCTTCAACCGGCCCGAACGTCCCGGCTGGCTGCGTGAGCGGAGGGCCGTCTCGACTCGTGCACCGAGTGGGCTGAGGCGCTCGGGCAGGTAG
- a CDS encoding MerR family DNA-binding protein encodes MRWTGVTRRWCPTRSNQSPNNPPDRCSAGSWAGPISASQSVGIPLSVIEGVLEYVPHDVAPTRELWLKASECWSEAINTRIDKLERMRDRFTECIGCGCLSFGQCQLVNPGDKLAGQGARPLLEP; translated from the coding sequence ATGAGGTGGACGGGGGTGACGCGGCGATGGTGTCCGACGAGGTCGAACCAGTCGCCGAACAATCCGCCGGACAGGTGCTCCGCAGGGTCCTGGGCGGGCCCGATCAGCGCCTCTCAAAGCGTCGGCATACCTTTGTCGGTGATCGAAGGAGTCCTGGAGTACGTGCCGCACGACGTTGCGCCCACCCGGGAGCTGTGGCTGAAGGCGTCGGAGTGCTGGAGCGAGGCCATCAACACCCGCATCGACAAACTGGAGCGCATGCGCGACCGGTTCACCGAGTGCATCGGGTGCGGCTGCTTGTCCTTCGGCCAGTGCCAGTTGGTCAATCCCGGTGACAAGCTGGCCGGGCAAGGTGCCCGACCCCTCCTTGAACCCTGA
- a CDS encoding SDR family NAD(P)-dependent oxidoreductase codes for MSTLHGKTALITGASRGIGQAIARRLAGDGARVAVHYGGNEQAARETVAAIEAAGGQAFALQAELGMPGDAENLWAAFDARADRLDILVNNAGILNDEPGIEHVTRAQFERIFAVNATAPATTTPASCWTSTPALRSGDMTGAGERREVRVSAAMDAGCAGLPRPRRRRRGSPSASGAPPPRTRAVPSRACT; via the coding sequence ATGAGCACTCTCCACGGCAAGACCGCACTCATCACCGGCGCAAGCAGGGGAATCGGCCAGGCCATCGCCCGTCGCCTGGCAGGCGACGGCGCCCGCGTCGCCGTTCACTACGGCGGCAACGAGCAGGCGGCCAGGGAAACGGTCGCCGCGATCGAGGCAGCGGGCGGGCAAGCCTTCGCCCTGCAGGCCGAGCTGGGCATGCCCGGGGACGCCGAGAATTTGTGGGCCGCCTTCGACGCGCGCGCCGACCGGCTGGACATCCTGGTCAACAACGCGGGCATCCTCAACGACGAGCCCGGTATCGAGCATGTGACCAGGGCGCAGTTCGAGCGGATCTTCGCGGTCAACGCCACCGCCCCGGCCACGACCACGCCCGCGTCCTGCTGGACCAGTACGCCGGCCCTACGGTCTGGAGATATGACCGGTGCCGGTGAGAGGCGTGAGGTCAGGGTGAGCGCGGCTATGGATGCGGGATGTGCCGGCCTGCCACGGCCTCGGCGTAGGCGGCGGGGATCTCCATCGGCATCAGGTGCCCCGCCCCCTCGAACACGCGCAGTTCCCAGTCGGGCCTGCACTTGA
- a CDS encoding alpha/beta fold hydrolase, which produces MRYDDWGRRSPRWAGIRSEMVDLQGTRVHFLHARGPADTPTQLLVHPMGATGTFWLDVIPLLAAHGPVIAPDLPGTFTGHTETPHPRAARAHLNARFLQAFTRTLGLERVIVHGWSMGGLVSLLFAQRASCVERLVLTSPTLPGPLTTPEALGWQTLGRLTLLAAVPALRGTLRLYGRQLLEAKLRGGDPVTSPGGGLDLAGGDLRRVSPELVALQTEERQEMRGRPDKLADAIVAFASALSAMYIDRRPVLDAIDRVRAPTLLLWGDQDPLIERPVVDYLLKCRPDWELRVFEGAGHLMPMEIPAAYAEAVAGRHIPHP; this is translated from the coding sequence GTGCGTTACGACGACTGGGGCAGGCGTTCGCCGCGCTGGGCGGGAATCCGTAGTGAGATGGTCGACCTCCAGGGCACGAGGGTGCATTTCCTGCATGCGCGGGGGCCCGCCGACACGCCCACTCAACTACTGGTCCATCCGATGGGTGCCACTGGGACATTCTGGCTGGACGTCATCCCGCTGTTGGCCGCCCACGGGCCGGTCATCGCGCCTGACCTGCCCGGCACGTTCACCGGCCACACAGAAACACCGCATCCCCGCGCGGCCAGGGCGCATCTCAACGCCAGGTTTCTGCAGGCGTTCACCCGCACGCTTGGACTGGAGCGCGTGATCGTTCACGGCTGGTCCATGGGCGGGCTGGTGAGCCTGCTGTTCGCACAGCGCGCAAGCTGCGTGGAGCGGCTGGTGCTCACCAGCCCAACCCTGCCCGGCCCTCTCACCACGCCGGAGGCGCTCGGTTGGCAGACGCTGGGCCGGCTCACGCTGCTGGCCGCCGTGCCGGCCCTGCGCGGCACCCTGCGCCTGTACGGCAGGCAGTTGCTGGAGGCCAAGCTACGCGGGGGCGACCCCGTGACCTCGCCCGGCGGCGGGCTGGATCTGGCGGGCGGTGACCTGAGGCGCGTCTCGCCCGAACTGGTCGCGCTGCAGACCGAGGAGCGTCAGGAGATGCGTGGCCGGCCGGACAAACTGGCCGATGCCATCGTCGCCTTCGCCTCGGCCTTGTCGGCCATGTACATCGACCGGCGACCCGTCCTCGATGCGATCGATCGGGTGCGCGCACCCACACTGCTGCTGTGGGGCGACCAGGACCCGCTGATCGAGCGCCCGGTAGTCGACTACCTGCTCAAGTGCAGGCCCGACTGGGAACTGCGCGTGTTCGAGGGGGCGGGGCACCTGATGCCGATGGAGATCCCCGCCGCCTACGCCGAGGCCGTGGCAGGCCGGCACATCCCGCATCCATAG
- a CDS encoding serine hydrolase domain-containing protein — translation MSPVLESTARALLRRVALEQSQGRLPSLTAAVVRDGEPAWFGARGRVEGAAPTLLTQYRIGSITKSLVAVVVMRLRDEGKVELLDPVAKHVPGLGGGVGEVTVAQLLSHTSGLSAESPGQWWERTPGVPAKDLVAALGPDAAKHRPGRRYHYSNLGFALLGELVARRRGVSWARAVDEEILRPLGMRDTTPRPRAPHACGYAVHPWADVLLPEPEHDAVAMAPAGQLWSTPADLARWAAFVAGDTGGVLAPATVAEMREPATVDDGDTWTGGYGLGLQLARANGRRLAGHTGSMPGFLATVWADPSDRVGVLFMANSTSGVSRGLLTDLLAILDQHEPRLPQEWVPVADSAGLLELTGPWYWGPSAYLLRLLPEGGVSLNPVGGAGRASRFTAQADGTWLGLDGYYAGETLRVVRGPDGSPSHLDLNTFVFTRTPYDPRAEVPGGVDEGGWRG, via the coding sequence ATGTCGCCGGTTCTGGAGAGTACGGCTCGCGCGCTGCTGCGCAGGGTCGCGCTGGAGCAGTCCCAGGGGCGCCTGCCCTCGCTGACCGCCGCGGTGGTGCGCGACGGGGAGCCGGCCTGGTTCGGCGCGCGAGGCCGGGTGGAGGGGGCCGCCCCCACCCTCCTCACCCAGTACCGCATCGGCTCGATCACCAAGAGCCTGGTCGCGGTCGTGGTCATGCGCCTGCGCGACGAGGGGAAGGTGGAACTGCTCGACCCGGTCGCCAAGCACGTCCCCGGTCTCGGGGGCGGTGTCGGCGAGGTGACCGTCGCCCAGTTGCTGTCGCACACCTCCGGACTGAGCGCCGAGTCGCCGGGCCAGTGGTGGGAGCGGACCCCCGGCGTGCCGGCCAAGGATCTGGTCGCCGCGCTCGGACCCGACGCCGCCAAGCACCGTCCGGGGCGCCGCTACCACTACTCCAACCTGGGCTTCGCCCTGCTGGGCGAGCTGGTGGCCCGCCGGCGCGGCGTGAGCTGGGCGAGGGCCGTGGACGAGGAGATCCTGCGGCCGCTGGGCATGCGCGACACCACACCCCGGCCGCGCGCGCCGCACGCGTGCGGCTACGCCGTGCACCCCTGGGCGGACGTGCTACTGCCCGAGCCCGAGCACGACGCGGTCGCCATGGCCCCCGCCGGGCAGCTGTGGTCCACTCCCGCCGACCTTGCCCGGTGGGCGGCGTTCGTGGCCGGTGACACCGGCGGCGTGCTCGCCCCGGCCACCGTGGCGGAGATGCGCGAACCCGCGACCGTCGACGACGGCGACACCTGGACCGGCGGGTATGGTCTGGGCCTGCAGCTGGCCCGCGCGAACGGCCGTCGCCTGGCCGGTCACACCGGTTCCATGCCGGGATTCCTGGCCACGGTGTGGGCCGACCCGTCCGACAGGGTCGGCGTGCTGTTCATGGCCAACTCCACCTCGGGCGTCAGCCGCGGCCTGCTGACCGACCTGCTGGCGATCCTCGACCAGCACGAGCCGCGCCTGCCCCAGGAGTGGGTGCCCGTCGCCGACAGCGCGGGCCTGCTGGAGCTGACCGGTCCGTGGTACTGGGGGCCCAGCGCGTACCTGCTGCGGCTGCTGCCCGAAGGCGGTGTCTCCCTCAACCCGGTCGGCGGCGCCGGCCGGGCCTCCCGGTTCACCGCCCAGGCCGACGGGACCTGGCTGGGACTGGACGGCTACTACGCGGGTGAGACCCTGCGCGTGGTCCGCGGGCCCGACGGCTCGCCCAGCCACCTGGATCTGAACACCTTCGTGTTCACCCGTACCCCCTACGACCCGCGGGCGGAGGTGCCCGGCGGGGTGGACGAGGGCGGCTGGCGCGGCTGA
- a CDS encoding Rv1733c family protein — MRSFGYRIRCRLRLRRFDGNPLRRRSDRIETAAVLMSLLLFAAGLWPAAGLGRQAYEDGLRAELAAPHRRLVAAEVVDTVRPAQPGLGERARTVRWTAANGTPRTGQVVLPTAVPVGLRTEIWLDAAGTPTDPPHSRLETVTVAALTAIGVMVWIAMILLLFLVGLRLLLNRYRYAEWERAWSLADQRWHRPKQG, encoded by the coding sequence ATGAGGTCCTTCGGCTACCGGATCCGGTGCCGCCTGCGCCTGCGCCGGTTCGACGGCAACCCTTTGCGCAGGCGCTCGGACCGGATAGAGACAGCAGCCGTGCTGATGAGCCTGCTGCTTTTCGCCGCCGGGCTGTGGCCGGCGGCCGGGCTCGGCCGGCAGGCCTACGAGGACGGGCTGCGGGCCGAGCTCGCCGCCCCCCACCGGCGGCTGGTCGCCGCCGAGGTCGTGGACACGGTCCGCCCGGCGCAGCCCGGCCTCGGCGAGCGGGCGCGCACGGTGCGCTGGACGGCGGCGAACGGGACCCCGCGCACCGGCCAGGTCGTGCTTCCCACGGCGGTGCCGGTCGGCTTGCGCACCGAGATCTGGTTGGATGCCGCGGGCACACCCACCGATCCCCCGCACAGCCGCCTGGAGACGGTCACGGTCGCCGCGCTCACCGCGATCGGAGTGATGGTGTGGATCGCGATGATCCTGCTGCTCTTCCTGGTCGGCCTCCGGTTGCTGCTGAACCGGTACCGCTACGCCGAGTGGGAGAGAGCGTGGTCCCTCGCCGACCAGCGATGGCACAGGCCGAAGCAGGGTTGA
- a CDS encoding DUF4394 domain-containing protein, whose translation MRRTLTALMMVLGTAVPAGAAAAPAGGRPGIDVIGLTGDQRLVGFAIRSPGRTRDLGRIRGLDGDTRLVGIDYRVQNGRLYGVGDLGGVYTLSGPAKAAKVSQLTVALRGYHFGVDFSPAANRLRVISDTGQNLRHNLDDPAGSPAAGQTVADRTLTAPPISPAVVGTVATGLSGAGYTNNDLSPDTATTLFAVNTTTGQVSLQSPAGAGTLVPTGGLRVAATGAAGFDVHSSLRDGVTVSNSAFATLRVAGRYGFYGINLLTGAVNYGYGAFPANRQVLDIAIRLDRG comes from the coding sequence ATGCGAAGGACACTCACCGCCCTGATGATGGTGCTGGGCACGGCGGTGCCGGCCGGTGCCGCGGCGGCACCGGCCGGCGGGCGGCCCGGCATCGACGTCATCGGGCTGACCGGCGACCAGCGTCTGGTGGGCTTTGCGATCCGCTCCCCCGGCCGCACGCGCGACCTCGGCAGGATCCGCGGGCTCGACGGCGACACCCGGCTCGTGGGCATCGACTACCGCGTGCAGAACGGCAGGCTGTACGGCGTCGGAGACCTGGGCGGCGTCTACACGCTCAGCGGCCCGGCCAAGGCGGCCAAGGTCTCCCAGCTGACCGTGGCGCTGCGGGGCTACCATTTCGGCGTCGACTTCAGCCCCGCGGCCAACCGGCTGCGGGTGATCAGCGACACCGGGCAGAACCTGCGGCACAACCTCGACGACCCGGCGGGTAGCCCGGCCGCCGGGCAGACCGTGGCCGACCGTACGCTGACCGCCCCGCCCATCTCGCCGGCCGTCGTGGGAACGGTCGCGACCGGCCTGTCAGGTGCCGGATACACCAACAACGACCTCAGCCCGGACACCGCCACGACACTCTTCGCGGTGAACACCACCACCGGCCAGGTGAGCCTGCAGTCGCCCGCCGGCGCGGGCACCCTGGTACCGACCGGTGGCCTGCGCGTGGCCGCGACCGGCGCGGCGGGCTTCGACGTCCACAGCTCGCTGCGCGACGGTGTCACCGTCTCCAACAGTGCCTTCGCCACGCTGAGGGTCGCCGGCCGCTACGGGTTCTACGGCATCAACCTGCTCACCGGCGCCGTCAACTACGGCTACGGCGCCTTTCCCGCCAACCGCCAGGTCCTCGACATCGCCATCCGGCTCGACCGCGGCTGA
- the recD2 gene encoding SF1B family DNA helicase RecD2, translating to MNTPPAQPTPGTVLEAVLERITYANEESGYTIARVAAGRSSDLLTVVGPLLGAQPGESLRLTGRWTSHPKYGKQFEVWSYTTVLPATVQGIRRYLGSGLIKGIGPKMAERIVEHFGVDTLEVIEATPERLVEVPGLGPKRTKMIGVAWEEQKIIKEVMIFLQGVGVSTSIAVRIFKQYGDNSITVVKSEPYRLADDVWGIGFKTADTIAQAVGIPHDSPERVKAGLRYTLSQAADDGHCYLPAPNLVADAVKILEVAAELTTRCLQELIAEEGVVAEEVPVGDGTVPAVYLVPFHRAELSLAGSLRTLLTCEHDRMGVFGSVDWDIALKWLHTQTGADLAEEQAHAVRLALTRKVAVLTGGPGCGKSFTVRSIVTLARAKKAKVILAAPTGRAAKRLAELTGHEATTVHRLLQLRPGGDATFDRDNPLDADLVVVDEASMLDLLLANKLVKAVAPGTHLLFVGDVDQLPSVGAGEVLRDLLAAEKEIPRVRLTHIFRQAQESGVVVNAHRVNTGLHPALEGMSDFFLFPCEEPEEIAALTVDVVTNRIPRKFGLNPRRDVQVLAPMHRGAAGAGNLNHALQEALTPSREGMPERRYGGRVFRVGDKVTQLRNNYEKGAAGVFNGTVGLVVDIKPDEHKLTVLTDEDENVEYGFDELDELAHAYAVSIHRSQGSEYPVVVIPLATSAWMMLQRNLLYTAITRAKKLVVIVGSRRALAQAVRTRGAGRRHTSLTHRLRRP from the coding sequence ATGAACACCCCTCCGGCGCAACCCACTCCCGGCACCGTGCTGGAGGCCGTGCTCGAACGCATCACCTACGCCAACGAGGAGAGCGGCTACACCATCGCCAGGGTGGCCGCGGGCCGCTCCAGCGACCTGCTGACCGTGGTCGGGCCGCTGCTGGGGGCCCAGCCCGGCGAGTCACTGCGGCTGACCGGACGCTGGACCTCCCACCCCAAGTACGGCAAGCAGTTCGAGGTGTGGTCCTACACCACCGTGCTACCCGCCACCGTGCAGGGCATCCGGCGCTATCTGGGCTCAGGGCTGATCAAGGGCATCGGGCCGAAGATGGCCGAGCGGATCGTCGAGCACTTCGGCGTCGACACCCTTGAGGTCATCGAGGCCACCCCCGAGCGGCTGGTCGAGGTCCCCGGGCTCGGCCCCAAGCGAACCAAGATGATCGGCGTCGCCTGGGAGGAACAGAAGATCATCAAAGAGGTGATGATCTTCCTGCAGGGTGTCGGCGTGTCCACCTCGATCGCGGTCCGGATCTTCAAGCAGTACGGCGACAACTCCATCACCGTCGTCAAAAGCGAGCCCTACCGGCTGGCCGACGACGTGTGGGGCATCGGTTTCAAGACCGCCGACACCATCGCCCAGGCCGTGGGCATCCCTCACGACAGTCCCGAGCGCGTCAAGGCGGGCCTGCGCTACACCCTGTCCCAGGCCGCCGACGACGGCCACTGCTACCTTCCAGCGCCCAACCTCGTCGCCGACGCCGTGAAGATCCTGGAGGTCGCCGCCGAGCTGACCACACGGTGCCTGCAGGAGCTCATCGCCGAAGAAGGCGTGGTCGCCGAGGAGGTCCCGGTCGGCGACGGCACCGTCCCCGCGGTCTACCTGGTGCCCTTCCACCGCGCCGAACTGTCCCTGGCGGGCTCCTTGCGCACCCTGCTGACCTGCGAGCACGACCGGATGGGCGTCTTCGGCTCGGTCGACTGGGACATCGCGCTCAAATGGCTGCACACCCAGACCGGCGCCGACCTCGCCGAAGAACAGGCCCACGCGGTGCGGCTGGCGCTGACGCGCAAGGTCGCGGTGCTGACCGGAGGCCCGGGCTGCGGCAAGAGCTTCACCGTGCGCTCCATCGTCACCCTGGCCCGGGCGAAGAAGGCCAAGGTGATCTTGGCCGCTCCCACCGGCAGGGCGGCCAAGCGCCTGGCGGAGCTGACCGGCCACGAGGCCACCACCGTGCACCGGCTGCTGCAGCTACGCCCCGGCGGGGACGCCACCTTCGACCGCGACAACCCCCTGGACGCCGACCTGGTCGTGGTCGACGAGGCCTCGATGCTGGACCTGCTGCTGGCCAACAAGCTGGTCAAGGCCGTCGCCCCGGGCACGCACCTGCTCTTCGTGGGCGACGTCGACCAGCTGCCCTCGGTCGGCGCGGGCGAGGTGCTGCGGGATCTGCTGGCCGCCGAGAAGGAGATCCCCCGGGTACGGCTGACCCACATCTTCCGCCAGGCACAGGAGTCGGGGGTCGTCGTCAACGCCCACCGGGTCAACACCGGCCTGCACCCGGCACTGGAGGGCATGAGCGACTTCTTCCTGTTCCCGTGCGAGGAACCCGAGGAGATCGCGGCACTGACCGTGGACGTGGTCACCAACCGCATCCCGCGCAAATTCGGCCTCAACCCGCGCCGCGACGTGCAGGTGCTGGCCCCGATGCACCGGGGCGCGGCCGGGGCGGGCAACCTCAACCACGCGCTGCAGGAGGCGCTGACCCCCTCGCGCGAGGGCATGCCCGAGCGCCGCTACGGCGGGCGGGTCTTCCGGGTCGGCGACAAGGTCACCCAGCTACGCAACAACTACGAAAAGGGTGCCGCCGGGGTGTTCAACGGCACCGTGGGCCTGGTCGTCGACATCAAACCCGACGAGCACAAGCTGACCGTGCTGACCGACGAGGACGAGAACGTCGAGTACGGCTTCGACGAACTGGACGAGCTGGCCCACGCCTACGCGGTGTCGATCCACCGCTCCCAGGGCAGCGAATACCCGGTGGTGGTGATCCCGCTGGCCACCAGCGCGTGGATGATGCTCCAGCGCAACCTGCTCTACACCGCGATCACCCGGGCCAAGAAGCTCGTCGTCATCGTCGGCTCTCGCCGCGCGCTGGCCCAGGCTGTGCGCACCCGCGGCGCCGGGCGCCGCCACACCAGCCTCACCCACCGCCTGCGCCGGCCCTAG
- a CDS encoding L,D-transpeptidase: MLTVERHRTPLAALALATAAVLATACSTGADTKAPAAGSGGGSGGGSGADASSAPAAPEIRISPAKGSKTVRPNKRVVVSASSGALEQVTVESGGQVLEGDFDAKRTKWISTTPMIPASDYTVSARAVDGTTASSSFRTLKPEHELEVADVTPAIKGEKVGVGAPIIVTFNQQIANKAGVEKALEVKAEKPVQGAWRWINDTTVIYRTEKFWQPHQKVTFTARLKGVQGGKDMYGVKDMTKVIRIGAAQIATIDTRKHKMIVKRDGKVVQTMLISAGNASTREYTTTSGIHLAMGKANPERMISPGRKKGDPGYYDLMINHAVRFSNSGEYVHALNNVWAQGRRNVSHGCINSRPDQAKWYYDQVQRGDVITIRGTDREMEWNNGWGFWQMPYAQWKKGSALA, encoded by the coding sequence GTGCTGACCGTGGAACGCCACAGGACGCCACTGGCCGCTCTGGCCCTGGCGACCGCGGCGGTGCTGGCCACCGCCTGCTCTACAGGGGCGGACACGAAGGCTCCCGCCGCTGGCTCGGGCGGCGGCTCAGGCGGCGGCTCAGGCGCCGACGCCTCCAGTGCTCCGGCGGCACCGGAGATAAGGATCAGCCCCGCCAAGGGCAGCAAGACCGTACGGCCCAACAAGAGGGTCGTCGTCAGCGCCTCCAGCGGGGCACTGGAGCAGGTCACCGTGGAAAGCGGCGGCCAGGTACTGGAGGGCGACTTCGACGCCAAACGAACCAAGTGGATCTCCACCACCCCCATGATCCCCGCCAGCGACTACACCGTCTCGGCGCGCGCGGTGGACGGCACGACCGCCAGCAGCTCCTTCCGGACCCTCAAGCCCGAGCACGAGCTCGAGGTGGCGGACGTGACCCCGGCGATCAAGGGGGAGAAGGTCGGCGTGGGGGCGCCGATCATCGTCACCTTCAACCAGCAGATCGCCAACAAGGCCGGAGTGGAGAAGGCCCTGGAGGTCAAGGCGGAAAAACCGGTCCAGGGCGCGTGGCGCTGGATCAACGACACGACCGTGATCTACCGGACCGAGAAATTCTGGCAGCCCCACCAGAAGGTGACCTTCACCGCCCGCCTCAAAGGCGTCCAGGGCGGCAAGGACATGTACGGTGTCAAGGACATGACCAAGGTCATCCGGATCGGCGCGGCTCAGATCGCCACGATCGACACCCGCAAGCACAAGATGATCGTCAAACGCGACGGCAAGGTCGTGCAGACCATGCTGATCAGCGCGGGCAACGCCAGCACCCGCGAGTACACCACCACCAGCGGCATCCACCTGGCGATGGGCAAGGCCAACCCCGAGCGCATGATCTCCCCCGGCCGCAAGAAGGGCGACCCCGGCTACTACGACCTGATGATCAACCACGCGGTCCGCTTCTCCAACAGCGGAGAGTACGTGCACGCGCTGAACAACGTCTGGGCCCAGGGGCGCCGAAACGTCAGCCACGGCTGCATCAACTCCCGCCCCGACCAGGCCAAGTGGTACTACGACCAGGTCCAGCGCGGCGACGTGATCACCATCAGGGGCACCGACCGCGAGATGGAGTGGAACAACGGCTGGGGCTTCTGGCAGATGCCGTACGCGCAGTGGAAGAAGGGCAGCGCACTGGCCTGA
- a CDS encoding radical SAM protein, whose translation MRWDAPSLLAAPPDARPRIERSALVRVHGALTCYEVQARTALERTPEGWSVSPYRGCAQACRYCSVRRGHRYLGLDAGGDFDSRIVVRTNIVRRLRAELASRWDGEHVTVGVGGDCYQGAEDIYRLMPGLVTALREAGAPFTVHTKSRLILRDADLLAATPGAGVVVSIAFVDDRIRRSVEPGAHSAQKRLELVAELNERGVACGVAMAPILPLLTDSPDQLAATVRRVADAGAVSLVPHVLRLPPGAREWYLAWLGEHHPALVARYAELYARSADAESGYVRRVTDQVLQLATRYGMGPVRPEQPLPLALPRQAQLTLL comes from the coding sequence ATGCGATGGGACGCGCCTTCCCTGCTCGCCGCGCCGCCCGATGCCAGGCCGCGGATCGAGCGCTCCGCACTGGTCAGGGTTCACGGGGCGCTGACCTGCTACGAGGTGCAGGCGCGCACCGCGCTGGAGCGCACGCCCGAGGGGTGGAGCGTCAGCCCGTATCGGGGGTGTGCACAGGCCTGCCGCTACTGCTCGGTGCGCCGGGGACATCGTTACCTGGGGCTGGACGCCGGCGGCGACTTCGATTCGCGGATCGTGGTGCGTACCAACATCGTGCGGCGGCTGCGCGCGGAGCTGGCCTCGCGCTGGGACGGTGAGCATGTCACGGTGGGGGTGGGCGGTGACTGCTACCAGGGCGCCGAGGACATCTACCGGTTGATGCCCGGTCTGGTCACCGCGTTGCGTGAGGCCGGGGCGCCGTTCACCGTCCACACCAAGAGCCGGTTGATCCTGCGCGATGCCGATCTGCTGGCCGCCACTCCGGGCGCGGGGGTGGTCGTCTCGATCGCGTTCGTCGACGATCGGATCCGCCGCAGTGTGGAGCCCGGCGCCCACAGCGCGCAAAAGCGCCTGGAGCTGGTGGCCGAGCTGAACGAGCGGGGGGTGGCGTGCGGGGTGGCGATGGCGCCGATCCTGCCGCTGCTGACCGACTCCCCCGACCAGCTCGCGGCCACCGTGCGCCGGGTCGCCGACGCCGGGGCCGTCAGCCTCGTCCCGCACGTGCTGCGCCTGCCTCCCGGCGCCCGTGAGTGGTATCTGGCCTGGCTCGGTGAGCACCATCCGGCGCTGGTGGCCCGTTATGCCGAGCTGTACGCGAGGAGCGCCGACGCCGAGAGCGGCTATGTGCGCCGCGTCACCGACCAGGTCCTGCAACTGGCCACCCGCTATGGCATGGGCCCGGTGCGGCCCGAGCAGCCCCTGCCGCTGGCGCTGCCGCGCCAGGCCCAGCTCACCCTGCTCTAG
- a CDS encoding DMT family transporter codes for MAWLILAGAIIAEIAATTALKLSDGFAHKGWATLVVAGYAAAFILLAQALKLQLEVGTAYAVWAGAGTAAIAAIGVLFLGETISLAKVAGIILIIGGVVVLNLTGSPH; via the coding sequence ATGGCGTGGTTGATCCTGGCAGGGGCGATCATCGCCGAGATCGCGGCGACCACCGCCCTCAAACTGAGCGACGGCTTCGCACACAAGGGCTGGGCGACCCTGGTCGTCGCCGGCTACGCCGCCGCCTTCATCCTGCTGGCCCAGGCGCTGAAACTACAACTGGAGGTCGGCACCGCCTACGCGGTCTGGGCCGGAGCCGGCACCGCGGCCATCGCCGCGATCGGCGTACTGTTCCTCGGCGAGACGATCAGCCTGGCCAAGGTCGCGGGCATCATTCTGATCATCGGCGGAGTCGTGGTGCTCAACCTGACCGGCAGCCCCCACTGA